From Scleropages formosus chromosome 9, fSclFor1.1, whole genome shotgun sequence, one genomic window encodes:
- the LOC108919941 gene encoding caytaxin-like isoform X2, whose translation MESSCGLTDDRTSPPNSLNGAGGGGGAGHRKRRTLVAPEMNLSLDHSEGSLLSDDFLDTPDDLDINVDDIETPDETDSLEFITNGNELEWEDDTPVASAKAPPGDRGDEEGEAGEGTGSRMWRTVIIGEQEHRIDMQVIRPYLRVITHGGYYGEGLNAIIVFAACYLPDSSCADYHYIMENLFLYVVSSLEMLVAEDYMIVYMNGATPRRRMPGIGWLKKCYQMIDRRLRKNLKALIIAHPSWFIRTVLAVSRPFISVKFMNKIRYVHSLEELEQIIPMEHVQVPECVQQFEEERIKAQRERMEQEQQKEQMQQLPQAAANPDRSPATTEEHGL comes from the exons ATGGAATCCTCCTGTGGCCTCACTGATGACAGAACCT CACCCCCCAATTCTCTAAATGgggctggtgggggtgggggggcaggccACCGGAAGAGGCGCACGCTCGTGGCTCCTGAGATGAACCTGTCCCTCGACCACAGCGAAGGCTCTCTGCTTTCTGACGACTTTCTGGACACGCCCGATGACCTGGACATCAACGTGGATGACATCGAAACACCCGATGAAACAGACTCTTTGGAGTTCATCACCAACGGCAATGAGCTAGAATGGGAAG ACGATACCCCGGTTGCATCTGCCAAGGCTCCGCCAGGAGACCGGGGCGATGAGGAGGGAGAGGCCGGCGAAGGGACCGGCAGCAGAATGTGGAGGACAGTGATCATTGGGGAGCAGGAGCACCGTATTGACATGCAGGTCATCCGACCATACCTGCGTGTCATCACACACGGGG GTTACTATGGTGAAGGGCTCAACGCTATAATTGTGTTTGCAGCCTGCTATCTTCCTGACAGCAGCTGTGCAGATTACCACTACATTATGGAGAACCTCTTCCT CTACGTTGTCAGCAGCCTGGAGATGCTCGTGGCAGAGGACTATATGATTGTCTACATGAATGGGGCCACACCACGGAGAAGAATGCCAGGCATAGGCTGGCTAAAGAAGTGCTATCAAATGATCGACAGGAG GTTACGGAAAAATCTGAAAGCGCTGATCATCGCTCACCCATCCTGGTTTATCCGCACCGTGCTGGCCGTCTCCAGGCCCTTCATCAG tgtgaAATTTATGAACAAAATCCGCTACGTGCACAgcttggaggagctggagcagatAATTCCCATGGAGCATGTACAGGTTCCAGAGTGCGTGCAACA GTTTGAAGAGGAGAGAATTAAAGCACAGAGGGAAAG GatggagcaggagcagcaaaAGGAGCAGATGCAGCAGCTCCCACAGGCTGCAGCTAACCCAGATAG GTCACCTGCAACGACGGAGGAGCATGGGCTGTGA
- the LOC108919941 gene encoding caytaxin-like isoform X1 codes for MGTTEATLRMENMEVKDEWQDEDFPRPLPEDGDMESSCGLTDDRTSPPNSLNGAGGGGGAGHRKRRTLVAPEMNLSLDHSEGSLLSDDFLDTPDDLDINVDDIETPDETDSLEFITNGNELEWEDDTPVASAKAPPGDRGDEEGEAGEGTGSRMWRTVIIGEQEHRIDMQVIRPYLRVITHGGYYGEGLNAIIVFAACYLPDSSCADYHYIMENLFLYVVSSLEMLVAEDYMIVYMNGATPRRRMPGIGWLKKCYQMIDRRLRKNLKALIIAHPSWFIRTVLAVSRPFISVKFMNKIRYVHSLEELEQIIPMEHVQVPECVQQFEEERIKAQRERMEQEQQKEQMQQLPQAAANPDRSPATTEEHGL; via the exons ATGGGCACCACCGAGGCAACTCTGCGAATGGAGAACATGGAGGTGAAGGATGAGTGGCAGGATGAAGACTTCCCCCG GCCACTTCCAGAGGACGGTGACATGGAATCCTCCTGTGGCCTCACTGATGACAGAACCT CACCCCCCAATTCTCTAAATGgggctggtgggggtgggggggcaggccACCGGAAGAGGCGCACGCTCGTGGCTCCTGAGATGAACCTGTCCCTCGACCACAGCGAAGGCTCTCTGCTTTCTGACGACTTTCTGGACACGCCCGATGACCTGGACATCAACGTGGATGACATCGAAACACCCGATGAAACAGACTCTTTGGAGTTCATCACCAACGGCAATGAGCTAGAATGGGAAG ACGATACCCCGGTTGCATCTGCCAAGGCTCCGCCAGGAGACCGGGGCGATGAGGAGGGAGAGGCCGGCGAAGGGACCGGCAGCAGAATGTGGAGGACAGTGATCATTGGGGAGCAGGAGCACCGTATTGACATGCAGGTCATCCGACCATACCTGCGTGTCATCACACACGGGG GTTACTATGGTGAAGGGCTCAACGCTATAATTGTGTTTGCAGCCTGCTATCTTCCTGACAGCAGCTGTGCAGATTACCACTACATTATGGAGAACCTCTTCCT CTACGTTGTCAGCAGCCTGGAGATGCTCGTGGCAGAGGACTATATGATTGTCTACATGAATGGGGCCACACCACGGAGAAGAATGCCAGGCATAGGCTGGCTAAAGAAGTGCTATCAAATGATCGACAGGAG GTTACGGAAAAATCTGAAAGCGCTGATCATCGCTCACCCATCCTGGTTTATCCGCACCGTGCTGGCCGTCTCCAGGCCCTTCATCAG tgtgaAATTTATGAACAAAATCCGCTACGTGCACAgcttggaggagctggagcagatAATTCCCATGGAGCATGTACAGGTTCCAGAGTGCGTGCAACA GTTTGAAGAGGAGAGAATTAAAGCACAGAGGGAAAG GatggagcaggagcagcaaaAGGAGCAGATGCAGCAGCTCCCACAGGCTGCAGCTAACCCAGATAG GTCACCTGCAACGACGGAGGAGCATGGGCTGTGA